The Styela clava chromosome 2, kaStyClav1.hap1.2, whole genome shotgun sequence genome contains a region encoding:
- the LOC120335737 gene encoding uncharacterized protein LOC120335737, whose amino-acid sequence MKPPFVMSSSSYTPPTIQTSENGIDHQKSFVVKHGKMKQGLLARAAMYTSNASKDASPSSNFNGTIQTASRDPIVWGDASKRYNFRRNEINNNSSPCFVNNSTLQQTEDALERETHKNVITPINRTSPFTASSTTSNNVETIAELKQNNLTGLLKIPESSIIDNNLQDAEEAEKKSPPFLHMSTEAKRLSFDTTQQLRSGFFRSIKRQYSPLLPAKSETAMQAQGSSNTPSPCGSASFSSNSNTDNSNDSDVDLESESRDTVSNTMSQLARQKLEQLRHQGPGKVDVATGLQWIRLELHEMREQDKSLFLQLIKLHSTIKDLRSDFNVAEEFDSYDDLHSAASLWWPRRGYSYSATTLPDFSSSDGAQLIRNGRPKQPLRRGFSLNYPPAVGPPSQPRLNFEFSRPPLTHSTSTDSEVSLSLSDWKSATAC is encoded by the exons ATGAAGCCTCCGTTTGTTATGTCATCCTCATCGTATACTCCACCAACCATTCAGACGTCAGAAAATGGAATCGATCATCAGAAATCGTTTGTCGTAAAGCATGGAAAAATGAAGCAAGGACTGCTTGCAAGAGCTGCAATGTATACAAGTAATGCGTCGAAAGATGCCTCGCCCTCAAGTAATTTTAACGGGACAATCCAGACCGCTAGTAGAGATCCAATTGTATGGGGCGACGCTTCAAAGCGATACAATTTTAGACGAAATGAGATAAATAACAACAGTAGTCCGTGTTTTGTAAATAATTCGACGTTGCAACAAACTGAGGATGCATTAGAACGAGAGACCCACAAAAATGTGATTACGCCAATCAACAGAACATCACCATTTACGGCTTCATCAACAACTAGCAATAACGTTGAGACCATAGCTGAATTGAAACAGAACAATTTAACCGGACTTTTAAAAATACCCGAATCTTCCATTATTGATAATAATTTGCAAGACGCTGAAGAAGCTGAGAAGAAATCGCCTCCATTTTTACATATGTCAACAGAAGCAAAACGACTTTCTTTTGATACAACTCAGCAATTAAGATCAGGATTCTTTCGTTCAATAAAGAGACAATATTCCCCATTACTACCAGCAAAGAGCGAAACGGCAATGCAGGCCCAAGGCTCCAGTAACACCCCTAGCCCGTGTGGTAGCGCAAGCTTTTCAAGTAATTCTAACACAGATAATTCTAATGACAGTGACGTCGACCTGGAAAGCGAGTCACGTGATACGGTTTCAAACACTATGTCGCAATTAGCAAGACAAAAACTGGagcagttgcggcatcaaggtCCGGGAAAAGTTGATGTTGCTACCGGACTACAATGGATTAGACTTGAACTG CATGAAATGAGGGAGCAAGATAAGTCATTATTTCTACAACTCATAAAACTCCATTCAACCATAAAAGATTTAAGATCCGACTTCAATGTTGCTGAAGAGTTCGATTCTTATGATGATTTACACAGTGCAGCATCTTTATGGT GGCCAAGGCGAGGATACAGTTACAGTGCTACAACCTTGCCAGATTTTTCATCGTCTGACGGAGCTCAGTTGATACGAAACGGAAGACCAAAGCAACCACTTCGTCGTGGATTTTCCCTCAATTATCCTCCTGCGGTTGGACCTCCTTCTCAGCCTCGTCTGAACTTTGAATTTTCGCGTCCTCCTTTGACACATTCTACCTCAACTGACTCCGAAGTTTCATTGAGCTTATCTGATTGGAAAAGTGCTACAGCTTGCTAG
- the LOC144431316 gene encoding DEP domain-containing protein 1B-like encodes MIFATFHSSISPKTNIKMFKICNNSFTGAKAVAEMQTILSSLGWFDSPTYHQAKLLLDKFLSSHMIEDVHGKWKNKKMSNSRRKLYRFPPLPQQPFE; translated from the exons ATGATTTTTGCAACGTTTCATTCCTCCATATCGCCAAAAACGAACATCAAAATGTTCAAGATATGCAACAACTCGTTTACTGGGGCAAAGGCTGTTGCTGAAATGCAAACTATTCTATCTTCGCTCGGCTGGTTTGATTCGCCCACTTATCATCAG GCAAAACTTCTACTTGACAAATTTTTATCGTCACATATGATTGAAGATGTCCACGGTaaatggaaaaacaaaaaaatgagcAATTCAAGAAGAAAATTATACCG ATTTCCGCCATTACCCCAACAACCATTTGAATGA